In bacterium, the genomic window GCGCGCCCTTGGCTGCGGGGATCCAGTCCCAGTTCTGCCCGACGAGCAGGCGCCCCGCGGCCGTCGCCTCGGGCAGCAGGGCGAAGGCCGTGCAGCCGTCGGGCTCCCCGCGGTGCTCGAGTTGCCGCGCCGCCTCGGCGGCCTTCACCGTGCCGTACTGGTAGTAGAGCAGCTCGTAGCGCAGGTTCAGCATGGCGACGAGATCGAAGGGCAGGCCCGCGCCCTCCGCGATGCCCGCCATGCCGCGCCGGTAATCCGGCGCGCGGTCGCCCAAGGCCTCCAGATAGGCGCCGCTGCGCGCGAGCAGCTCCGCGCGTGGAAGCTGGGCCTCGCGCTCGAAGCGATCCAGGTAGACGTGCAGGTTGTGGGCGATCGCTCCGGCCAGCGCCCGGCCGTGGCCGAGGCCCTGCGCGTGGGCATCGCCACTGAGGTTCACGACGGGCAGACTCATGCGTTCAGCTCCTTCTCGAGGATCAGGCGCGCGCCGCCGGGCCGGTAGCCGAGGCGCCGGTTCACAGCCAGCATGCCGGCGTTCGTGGCGGCGTTGCGCGTCGTGACGCGCGCGAAGCCCTGCGCCTTGGCGTCGGCCAGGGCCTGCGCCTTGAGCGCGAGGGCGATGCCGCGCCCCCGCCAGTCGCGCCGCACGCCGCTGACGATGGTCTCCAGCTCGCCCGTCCGCGGCGCCAGCGCGTGCCAGCACAGGCCCACCGGCTCGGGCTCGCCGTCCGCTGCCGCGGCGAGTGCCAGCCAGCACAGCTCGGGCCGGTAGCCCGGGCAGCCGTAGTAGAGATGGGCGTAGATCGCGTAGTCGGGCGGCGTCAGCTCGCCCGTCATCGGGATGTCCGCGCTGAAGGCCATGTCGAGCGCGAAGACGCGCCGCCGCCAGGCGTCGTCGTCGCCGAGCGCCGCGAGGGTCGTGAACTGCACGCCCGCCGCCTCGCCGCGCGCACGGGCCGGCGCCCAGTCCGCGGCCGCGAACTCCGCGAAGTGGAGCGCGGATTCGATCTCGCGCAGGGTTTCGCGATAGCCGCGCCGCAGGAGCCAGGCTTCGCCCTCGACCTGTTCGGCCCAGAGGCCCGCGCTCAGACGCTCGGGCGTGCTGGGCGCGAGGGCCGCCTCGAGCCAGGCGTAGAGCGCGCGGCCCAGACCGCGCCCGCGCGCGGCCGGCGTGACGCCACCGTAGAGCACGAAGCGCCGCGGGTGGAACATCAGCGAGTACTGCAGGAAGCCTGCGTAACCGGCGAGCCCTCCCGCCACTTCAGCGACAACACGCCCACGCTTGACCCGTGCATCCACAAGGGAGTCCTCGTGGCGCCAGTGGGCCTCGCCCAGTGGATGCTCCGGCTCGCAGGCCACCTGCAGCGCGGCGAGCGCGGGGTAGTCCGCCTCGCGAAAGGGACGCAGCTCAGGCACGCGCCGCCTCCCCCTCGTCCGCGCCGACGGGCTTCTCCATCTCGAGCCAGGCGGGCAGCGGCGTGAACCCGAGCCGCCGGTTGATGCCGAGCATCCCTGCGTTTTCCGCGGCGTTCCAGGTGCGCGTTTCCTTGTAGCCCGCCGCCTTGGCGGCGCCGAGCGCCCGCACCTTGAGCGCCGTGGCGAGGCCGCGGCGGCGGTACTCGCCGAGCACGCCGGTGAGGCCCGTGCCCACGCGACCCGGGATCTCGTTCCGCCAGAAGTTGCTGATCCCGACGAAACGCTCGCCGTCGAGCGCGATCAGGTTCAGCTCCGGCAGGAAGCGCGGGCTGCCCAGCGAGCGCTCGCGCCAGAGCTCGAAGGGCGGCGGCACGTGCAGCTCGGTGCGCGGCATGTCCGCGAGCAGCTGCTGCGCGAGCGCGTACATCTTCTCCTGCCAGTCCGGTCGGTTCTCCAGCTCGGGCAGACTGCGAATCGCGATGCCCTGCTCGCTTGCGCGCGCGAGGTCCGCGGCGTAGGCACTCGGATCGAAACTCGCGATGTCGCAGACGGACTCCTCCACGCGCATGCCCGGCGCATAGCCGCGCGCCGCGGCGAAGCGGCGGCTCGCCTCCCAGTCCTCGCGCAGCATGCCGCGCAGCAGGATCGGCTCGTGTTCGGCCAGCGCGGCGACCACCGTGTCGTAGAGCGCGGCGCCCAGGCCCTGGCGACGCCTGTCTTCGCGCACGATGACCTCCACGTAGAACTTGCGCGGGTGGTAGCCCCAGGTCTCCTGGTAGTAGCAGCCGGTGCCGAGCAGCGCAGCGCCCCCCTCGGCCACCCAGCGCCGCACCTTGTGCTGCGGTTCGCGCAGGCGATCGGCTCGACGGCGTTCGGCGGCGCTCTCCGTCCAGTCGGGAAAGACGGCATTGTGCAGCTCCGCCCAGGCCTCGAAATCGGCGTCGACGAAGTCGCGGATCGTCCAGCTCATGCCCGTGCCTCCTCGCCGGCGCTCGCCGCGAGGGCGGCGGCGTCCAGCACCTTCTCGATCATCCACCAGGCGGGCTGCGGCACGAATCCCAGGCGGTAGTTGATGCCCAGCATGCCCTTGTTCGTCTCGGCGTTCCAGGTGATCGTGGCCGCGTAGCCGGCCGCCTTGGCGGCCGCCAGCGCCGACACCTTGAGCGCCGTCGCGACGCCCAGCTGACGGCAGTCGCGCCGCACGGCCGTGAGCCCTGTCTCGACGCGTCCCGGCGTCTCCTCCTTCCAGAGGTTGCTCAGGCCCACGTACGCCTCGTCCTCGCGGCGCACGGCGATCATGTTGAGCGCCGGCAGGAAGTTCGGGCTCTCGAGGAATCGTTTCCGCCAGACGGCGAAGTCCGTCGGCGTGAAGGGGTCGCTGCTCGGCACGTCCGGCAGCAGCAGCTGCTCGAGCGCAAAGTACTTCTCATCGCGCGCGGGGTCCGCCGCCAGCTCGGGATAGCTCTTGATCGCAATCCCCGCCGCCGCCGTGCGCGCGAGATCGGCCGCGAAATGCTCGGGCTGGAAGGCCTGGATGTCCAGGCGCGACTCCTGCTCGCGGTAGTCGAGCCCGAAGCCGCGCGCCTCCGCGAAGGCGCGGCCGCCGAGGTTGTCCTCGCGCACCTCGCTGCGCAGCACGATCGGATCGAAAGCGCCCACGGCCGCGATCACGGTGTCGAAGAGCGCCGCGCCCAGCCCCTGCCGCCGCCAGTCCGGATGCACACCCAGCTCCAGCCAGAACTTGCGCGGATGGTAGGCATGGCTGCTGTTGGCGTAGCTCGCCCAGGCCACGACGCGGCCCTCGGCTTCACCCACCCAGCGCCGCCAGCGGATCTTCGGCTCGCGCAGGGAATCCCAGCGCGCGATGTCGCTCGCGGCCTGCAGATAGGTCGGGTAGCAGGCGTTGTGCACCGCGGTGTAGCCGTCGTAGTCGGCGGGCGTGAAGTCGCGGATCGTCCATTGCCTCGCCATTTCAAGCCTCCTGGCGCTGGGCCTGCGCGGGCAGGGGTTCCAGCGCGAAGTCCACCCAGGCCGGCAGCGGCGTGAAGCCCAGCCGGCGGTTGATGCCCAGCATGCTGTCGTTCGTCGAGTCGTTGCCGGTGCGCACCTCGCGGTAGCCGGCGGCCTTCGCGCGGCTGAGCACCGCCACCTTGAGGCCCGTGGCCACGCCCTGGCCGCGCCACTCGCGGCGCACGCCCGTGAAGCCCGTGTTCAAGCGCCCCGGCACCTTCGAGTGCTGAAGCATGCTGAGCCCGGCAAAGAGCCCCTCGGGCGTCACCGCCACGAGGAAGCCCTCCGCGTAGAAGTCCGGGTGCCGGAGGTACTTGCGCTGAAAGACCTCGAAGGGCGGCACCGTGTAGGGCTCGGGCATCGGCATGTCGGCGCCGACGAGGGCGTCGAAGTCCCAGAGCTTCCGGTCGCGCTCGGGGTCGCTCTCCAGCTCGGCGTAGCTCAGCAGGCGCAGGCCCGCGGCCACGGTCTTGGCCT contains:
- a CDS encoding GNAT family N-acetyltransferase — protein: MPELRPFREADYPALAALQVACEPEHPLGEAHWRHEDSLVDARVKRGRVVAEVAGGLAGYAGFLQYSLMFHPRRFVLYGGVTPAARGRGLGRALYAWLEAALAPSTPERLSAGLWAEQVEGEAWLLRRGYRETLREIESALHFAEFAAADWAPARARGEAAGVQFTTLAALGDDDAWRRRVFALDMAFSADIPMTGELTPPDYAIYAHLYYGCPGYRPELCWLALAAAADGEPEPVGLCWHALAPRTGELETIVSGVRRDWRGRGIALALKAQALADAKAQGFARVTTRNAATNAGMLAVNRRLGYRPGGARLILEKELNA
- a CDS encoding GNAT family N-acetyltransferase — encoded protein: MSWTIRDFVDADFEAWAELHNAVFPDWTESAAERRRADRLREPQHKVRRWVAEGGAALLGTGCYYQETWGYHPRKFYVEVIVREDRRRQGLGAALYDTVVAALAEHEPILLRGMLREDWEASRRFAAARGYAPGMRVEESVCDIASFDPSAYAADLARASEQGIAIRSLPELENRPDWQEKMYALAQQLLADMPRTELHVPPPFELWRERSLGSPRFLPELNLIALDGERFVGISNFWRNEIPGRVGTGLTGVLGEYRRRGLATALKVRALGAAKAAGYKETRTWNAAENAGMLGINRRLGFTPLPAWLEMEKPVGADEGEAARA
- a CDS encoding GNAT family N-acetyltransferase, which gives rise to MARQWTIRDFTPADYDGYTAVHNACYPTYLQAASDIARWDSLREPKIRWRRWVGEAEGRVVAWASYANSSHAYHPRKFWLELGVHPDWRRQGLGAALFDTVIAAVGAFDPIVLRSEVREDNLGGRAFAEARGFGLDYREQESRLDIQAFQPEHFAADLARTAAAGIAIKSYPELAADPARDEKYFALEQLLLPDVPSSDPFTPTDFAVWRKRFLESPNFLPALNMIAVRREDEAYVGLSNLWKEETPGRVETGLTAVRRDCRQLGVATALKVSALAAAKAAGYAATITWNAETNKGMLGINYRLGFVPQPAWWMIEKVLDAAALAASAGEEARA
- a CDS encoding GNAT family N-acetyltransferase → MTAIREFLPGDYPGLVVLRNAVDPDHPVDEAELRHYDESRDRTLHLQRWVWEEAGRILGYATLSHMDWMYHPDRYYGMVQVLPSARGRGRGRALYETVLAAAQARGALSLRTQVLENWADGLRFLAARGYVPGNREVESALDLTRFAPERFAGAEAKTVAAGLRLLSYAELESDPERDRKLWDFDALVGADMPMPEPYTVPPFEVFQRKYLRHPDFYAEGFLVAVTPEGLFAGLSMLQHSKVPGRLNTGFTGVRREWRGQGVATGLKVAVLSRAKAAGYREVRTGNDSTNDSMLGINRRLGFTPLPAWVDFALEPLPAQAQRQEA